The Oceanidesulfovibrio indonesiensis genomic sequence AGCGGGCCGCCGCCATGAAGGGCTCGGCACTGGACAAGCTGGCCGCTTTGCTCCGGCTGCAGGTGGAGACCATCGGCACCAAAGGATTCGGCGCGCCCCGCTTATTTTTTTCGGACGATCTTTCCATGCGCCATCCGGAAAAGCAGACCCGGTTGCGCGAGATCATGGAGGAGTTCACAGGGGGCATTGCCGCGATCATGGCGCAGGGGCAGTCCGAGGGCTTGATCCGCGAGGACATCCCGTCCGCGAACCTCGGCATCATGTTCATGGGGCTGTTCCAGCCCGGCGCGCTGATGAACTACCTGCACCGCGGCGCGTTCGAGATGCAGCGCCAGGCTGAGGCCGCGTGGCGTGTATTCGCCGTGGGGCTCACAGCCAAGGGCGTCGAGGCCCCGTCGCTGTATTCCTGATTTCCGCGGTTGCGTTGCGCGGCTGGCTTTCCGGACGCAGGGTTCATCGTCTGGCTTGCTGCGGGGTTTCTTCGCCCGGTCGAACCTGCTGAGTCCCGTGCCATTCTTTGTCGCCGGCGACAACACGATCGACGGAGGCGTCGCTTCTTCGACTCGATGAGGCCTTCCTCATTCTTCGGGCGTCGGCGATCCTTCCCGCAGGGCGATGAGCCCACGTTGGCCCAGCTCCTTGATGAAGGCGCTCACCGACATCTCCGCTTCCCGATGGCCTAGCCTGTATTCGGCAGCGAAATCGTCCACGATATCGCGCACAGTGTGCGCGCCGTCCATGAGCTCCCAGGCCCGGGTGCCCATCTCGTCCAGCTCCAGCTTTTTTTTCATGGGCCTGTCGTCCCAGGTGCCCATGCGCCGGGCGTATTTTGCGAACCAGGGC encodes the following:
- a CDS encoding TetR/AcrR family transcriptional regulator; its protein translation is MMQTTTTVTPAGRERAPRLDNKTRREQIAQAALDLVSTRGYRALTVKRLAAKVGLTPSGLYRHFPDKAAILDALLELVADALQGNVQRAAAMKGSALDKLAALLRLQVETIGTKGFGAPRLFFSDDLSMRHPEKQTRLREIMEEFTGGIAAIMAQGQSEGLIREDIPSANLGIMFMGLFQPGALMNYLHRGAFEMQRQAEAAWRVFAVGLTAKGVEAPSLYS
- a CDS encoding PqqD family protein; this translates as MKLFRKKKRTQTAPTISRAEALAARPVRSDRVAEERTEEGYVRLVYDINYKPWFAKYARRMGTWDDRPMKKKLELDEMGTRAWELMDGAHTVRDIVDDFAAEYRLGHREAEMSVSAFIKELGQRGLIALREGSPTPEE